The genome window CTCGACGATCACGCCCTCGCCGACTCGCGCTTCATCGAGGCCCTCAAGACCTCCCTCGCCTCTCTCAAGCTGTCCCCTTACCCGCTCGACGGCGGCCTTCTAGCGGCCGCCCTCGACAAGCTCGAGTCCGAGTTCCGCCGCCTCCTGGCTGAGCACACCGTACCCCTTCCGATGCCCTCGGACACCGTGGACGCTCCCACCATCGCCCCTTCCCCTATCCCGGTGCCCGTCATCAACAAGCTCCGCGCCATCCTCTTGAGGATAACGGCAAACAGTCGGCTCGATCGCTGCATCTCGATCTATGTCGATGTGCGAGGGTCCAATATCCGCGCCAGCCTCGGCTCGCTCGACCTCGAGTACCTCGAGATCACGCCCGCCGAGTTCAATGACGTGCAGAGCATTGAAGGATACGTCGACAAGTGGAGCCGCCACCTTGAATTTGCCGTCAAGCACCTCTTCGAGGCCGAGCTCAAGGTCTGCATCGAGGTGTTCGAGCGCTGCGGGCCACGAGATGTAGCCTTGTCGTGCTTCGCAGAAATCGCCGCACAGGCTGGAATCCTCGCATTCCTCCGGTTCGGGAAGACTGTCACCGAGACAAGGAAGGATCCCATCAAACTCCTCAAGCTTCTTGACATCTTTGCGACGCTGAACAGATTAAGGTTGGACTTCAACCGGCTTTTTGGAGGAAAAGCTTGCGTTGAGATCCAGAATCAAACCAGGGATCTTATCAAGAGATTGATTGATGGGGCGTGTGAGATCTTTTGGGAGCTTTTGCATCAAGTGGAACTACAAAGACAGATGCCACCTCCCTCGCAAGGATCTGTGCCGAGGTTGGTGAGCTTTGTCACCGACTATTGCAATAAGCTTCTCAGTGAGGAATACCAGCCGGTTCTTACTCAAGTCTTGATCATACATCGGAGCTGGAAGCAGGAGAAGTTTCGAGAGAGGCTCCTAACTGATGCAATTTTGGACATTTTTAAAGCCCTCGAGACGAATTTTGAGACTTGGTCCAAGAGCTATGGGGACACAATCCTCTCCTACCTTTTTGCTATGAACACGCATTGGCATTTCTACAAGAATTTGAAGGGGACAAAGCTTGGGAAGCTGATAGGTGAGGCAAAGTTGAAAGAGCATGAGCAGTACAAGGATTATTATGCAGCAATTTTCTTGAGGGAAAGTTGGGGAAAGCTTCCATCTCTGTTGAGTAGGGAGGGGTTGATATTGTTCTCTGGTGGTAGGGGCAAGGCTCGAGATCTGGTGAAGCAGCGACTGAAAGCATTCAATGCATCCTTCGATGAGATGTATCAGAAGCAGTCAAATTGGGTTATTTCAGACAAGGAACTGAGGGAGAAGATATGTCAGTGGATAGTGCAGACCATTGTTCCTACTTATCGGAGCTATATGCAGAACTATGGGCCTCTGGTGGAGCAAGATGCAAGTGCAAGCAAATACGCAAAGTACACTGCCCAAAGCTTGGAGAAGATGCTTGGTTCTCTTTTCCAGCATAAACCCGGAAGAACGATGAGTCTTAACATCAGGCACTCAAACGGAAAGTTGAATAGTGTAATGACCAACCTGTCACGCTCTGCCTCAACTGTGAGCTGATGAAGCAATTTCTGCCATTTAAGGCGAAGGGGAAACAAACCTGCATTATCCACAGATGCAGCTGTAGAAAGTATAAGAGGCTGGTCCACAGTAGTTGTTGTTAGATTGATGAACACATCACAGACGGATGCTTGAAGAAGCAGCACAATTTTGGTGGCTCGATGTCACAAATGGCTCTGACTAATGTATTATATTTGATAATTGGGGATAGGAGAGCCACCGACCGTGGAAGCTGGAAATTAAACATGCGGCATCCAAACTAATACATAAAGAACAAATATGATGAACGGTGCATGGGATTAGTTCCTTGGCACACTTTTAGTAGAAGTTACTTCCCTATACTACGTTAGAGGTCCTTTTCTCTCTCAATATGCATTAAGTTTCCTAGCATATTCATTTTAGGCTTGAGGTTGGAGGAAACCAAATATGCAGTTTGTTGCTTCTATATGTAAAGTTTGTCTATAAAGGTGCATATGGTGCTCTTGtgtatttgtttttttcttttttgtattctTCAACATTCATGTTACCAAGCTGCAATATGGTAAGAGTTAGGTAAGATGCATACTCAAGCAGAACAACTTGGACTAATAGTCATCAACATAGAATTTTCTTGTAAAGTTATGATGTTTTGGCTCACATCATTTCATAATTTTGAATGTGCTCTCTTTTGCTTCAGAGGAAACATATGCTATCAGTTTTGCTTCTAACTTGTACTTTGCATTCACATGCTATTGCAAATGACTATTATTGACTCGTACCTTAGTTGTGATGGTACTCAATATTTTTATCTGTCTGAATTGCAATGCATATCAAGATGGTCTTAGAAGAGATGGTAAGTAGTTCATGATGTGAAGTTCAATGAGCACAGAAGATTGATAATGCTATATCATCGGAGCTAGGGAGTACATGTTGTGTTTATCTGATGCTCATGTTGATGATTCATGCTTAGATCAAAATGAATGCACATTTGAAATTCATCAATACACATGTTGCATCCCAAGTCCTGTAACCTCAACatttcctctttcttctcttgCTTGAAATTCCTGAAGTAATCATTGTCCATATCCTTAGTTTGATTTGCCTTATTTTATTATAGTGTAATTAACATATCATGAGATGTACTACATGATTCCACAAGTGTTTTAGTTGCTAGTAGAGATCATCTAAGCAAGGTTTAGTTCTCCACATTGAAGATCCCTCTTATCTTGATTAGACCTTTCTGAAGGGTAACTACACTTTAGGTTGAGCAAGTGTGACTTACTTTTGAGTTTTGAGTACCTCCATTTGGTTTCTCTCAAAAAGATGTCAAAGACCAACCATTGCAATAACTATTCTGGTTTCCATGCTAAAAGGCCTGTAGACATTCCTTGGTAGCAAAACAAGATATCCATGCTGATTGAAGGAAAACAGTAAGGTCTTTTAGGTAAGTTATCTTTATTGTACTTAAGATTAGTCATTAACAAGAAATCGTTAAAAGGGTATTGGGTGCCATACTGTAGTGTCCCTAAGAGAGAAGTGGAATCTAGTAAATGTGCAATTATTTAATGACACCTACAATCTAGAGGCTTGTTATGGGACCTGGGAGGGTGAGATCAACTTCTTGACTTACAGTTCAAGGTGGACCTTAATAGTTAGAATTGAAGTGGATTAAAGGCTACTAAAGTTGGTAGTGATGCCTGTGCTATTGGACCACAAACTACTTGATTCAGAAAACTTATGTCTTTTAGTTAAGACATTTTTTGTTGATCTCTAAGCACTAATTCATGCTAAAAAACATGCATAACTTTTCAGTGACACTGGACTCAAAAACATAAATATACACTGTTACTTGGAGAAACCAAAGTGATGAGCCCTTCAACCATTTATATTGAGCTCATGAATGCTGAAGGTGAAGGAGAAGGCAATCCTCACTACTCCATGATTTCCCTTGTAACGCAAAGGACTTTGAATCTTTAATATGTATTTGGTTAATATCTACTCATCTCTAAAATCGAACACCTTTGATGAATGAATTGTATCAATTAGGTCATCATATGTGAGAAGACTTGTAGGCTTTTGCTACCATAAAGCAAGCAAAGACAACTTGGAGAAACCTGAAGGGAAGGGAAATAATCTGAGGCAACCTTGATGAAATTGCTCAGATGAAATCTCATGCAGATGTATAGATTTGGTTTTTTGGTGGTTTCTTGTCCTATTCTCATTACAAATGTGCCATATTGATTGATCAATGAAATCTGTGGAgtaacattttctttttatgaattataaTGTTGACAACAAGCTTACATGGCATCGGAACTACAGCATGACAAATTCATGAACTTAAAGAGTGTTGCCTCTGAAGTTGGTCATGACCCTTATGCCatcagtatgtgattcataacttTTGTTGTTGATGGCTTCAATCTTCTGTTTTGTGATTTTTGGAAAGAGTTTATCATGCAATCAGAAGGTGTTGTATGGCTAATATTGTAGAAAGCTTCAAGCATCTATCTTGTACCAAAAACTTGTGATTCAAAAACAGTAAACTTTAATTGATTCAAAGCAAACTAATTGTATAATTAATTTTCTTCTATTGATAATTTGGTTTCAGTCTACTCTCTTACTGGTCTTAGCTTGATCTCAAAATATGAGGCAAGCTGAAGATTAAACTGAACCAAATTGACTGAAAGGACCTGTACAGAAGAAGTTGAATTCAACTTCTATTCAGTCTTTTTTTCTTGGGTAAATGCCTCCTTTCTTTCCTCCTTGTTGAAATGTCCTGACCAGACTAGCAGTTCTAATCAGATATATTTCTCCTAGGATTTCAATTATGTTCACAAACTTTGCTTCAAAGATTTTGGTTTGATTCAGTCTCAAGATTCTGAATTAACAAGTTCTGTGGATATCTCAATGTGCATATATAGGAAAACACCATTATGGATATTGGTTTATTCTGTGTGGTTAGAAATAATTAGATTGATTCGACATGaaacaattgataattatgtaatCAACTAAGACCAATCTAAGAATCGGAACATTGCATCACATCAGAGTAGAGAGATTGTTTCTGTAACTCAAACTCGAATAACTTAGATTATAAAAGTCATTCTATCAATATGAAATCTCGAAGCTGGTTTTCTTGAAAGCTACACTTTGAATGTCCCTCACCCACTTAACAATGGCAACTTACAATCCCTCCGATCAAATCTTTATCCAATCTCGGAATTGACTCGTCCTATCTTGTGCTCTTTGGTACTTATCATATGTCTGTCGTTGAAGTTTTTCGTCGCATGGAGATGAAGTGACAGTGATTCTTTAACCAAAGAGGTGACATTCCAACAACCGTGCATTGAACGCTCATTAATGAGTGGCTCCATTAGGCTGTGAGGGAAGCCTCCGCTAAGTTTTCCACGTCCTGCCATTGGAGCATCTGCAAGTGAAACAAGAAGAAACTCACCGTATTCATCTTCTTCTCTGCAACACTTGGTTCTTTGTCGTCACCCACCTTGTcatttcctctctctttctctctttcctaCCAAAGTATCTCTTTGGTTGATCCACTCACAGCTTGGTCTTGTTCATCATCCTCCCTCCATCCCACGATGGTGTTTCCTAAGAAAATTATCCTTCCTTTGTGAACATTGATACGATTAATATTTCGAATCAATCGATCCATTATGTCGATATGAGCTAAaataaaaagatttaaaaatattCTTTATCTCAAGAATAATTCCctcattattttttattgtatttctcattgacttgatcgtcagaaaaatctcatccgatatatttttaatgatatattaaaaaaaaattatttatgatataataattttaaaaaattaggtCAGATTAGCTTCGAATTGTGATCCTAAAAAACATCAAGGAATAGGACATGCATTTGAATCCTTGGAACAAGAGAATTGGACATGTTCTTCCAACAACACCACCTTGTGCAGGCAGCATGAATGAGACATGTGGAGGAAGCAATCACCGTTGTCTAGCTAGCAaagacaaggcatggagatggtcAAGGTGAGGATATTAAACAAGGCAAGATTGGTTGATGAGATATATCAAGACATGGGTACTGTCTGTCACACTGGATTCATACAAGATAAGGTGGGGGAGAGGACAAATGAAGGAATATTTTGGATTATGATGATGTTGTGAGGTTGCTTTGGTTATGATCCACCTAATCTCCATGAGATTTAACTGCTGCCACTGCTTTTAATGGACCCAAACATAGCTTGGAAGATCTGTCTGCCATCCATTTTGTAGGCGTATGATGGCCTTTTGACAAAGCAATGTGAACTGTTCTTCTTCACTTGGCTGCAGAAACGTACGCCTCGGTTAACAAAAGAAGACCAGTAGCAGTCAGTCAGTGATGTGTGTTTGGATACCGATCAAGTTCTTTCCATGGCAGGAGGAGAGAAGAAGATCGATGATGCACAGTGTCCTGAGAAGGCTGGAAGATTTGCTTCAGATCTATTCCACGATTAACAAGAAAAATTGAGGAAGAGAACTTGATGCCCTGTAGCTCTACTCGAAGGAAACACAATCTTTCTTTGCTAAGGATACAAATTTCCAGTCAATGATTTCTGCAAAGGTATTGAGGTATTGATTGAGTGGGTCTAAAAGAATGGAATCGATGCCCTCAGCCTCACTATGCTGCGATCTTTACATGTTGTCTCACCACTGCAAAGATACATGTCAGAAGGCATGTCTGCTTGCAGTAGCCACAGAGGAAGGAAGCATGGCGGGTCTCCTCATGTCATTTCCAGAGGATTACCTGTCCGTCGATCCAACTCTCATGTATTTTTTTGGTCGTATTCACGTATGCAGACAGTATAATAGTACGTTATGCTGTCTACAtcacagagagacagagagagagagagcgagcgagagagaggacGAGTTGGGTATTCATTTCTTGTGGAACGTGTCAACCCCCGTCGTCTTCCCTTCCTTTCTTCCTTCATATAGTCTCTGCTCTCCTCTCTCTCCACGCCTCCCTTTTCTCTTATCTACTTGCTTTGAGGCCCGAcgaattggcaaaaagaaagccgCTTTGCCGAGTTGGGAAGCCGGGAGAGGACGCTGCCGCGGCTGGCCGGCCGTTGACCGGCCATTGATGACAACAGCGCCGCCGGGGCTTAGCAGGAGGCcccggaggagaagaagaggaggatgtcGTCTCTGGTGCTGCCCAGCGTGGGGCTGAAGGACCATGTCAGCCTGCCGCTGCGTCTCCACGGAGAAGGGCAGGAGGAGGGGAAGGAGGTGGAGGCGGCGAGGAAGAGGAATGGGTTCTGTTTGGAGGGCAGAGTAGAGGCGGAGGAGTCGTCGGAGAGCTCCTCGATCGGCGCTGCCTCGTCGTCCTCGGAGAAGgatgagaaggaggaggaggaggcggtggagaGCAAGAGGAAAGATGGGGCTTTTGGGTCTTTGGATCCCTTGGAAGACTCCCTTCCCATCAAGTAagtctcttcttctctctctctctctctctctctcagccatACAAAGAAGCCACCTGCTTCTTGATCTACGCATTTCTCTTCTTAGGAATTCAAAGGTCGTGTTTTGATTTCGGTTCTCAGTTCAATCGCTCACCAGAATCTTGATCTTGACCCGACTGTTGCAGGCGAGGCTTGTCCAACTTCTTCTCGGGGAAGTCCAAGTCGTTCGCGAGCCTGTCGGACGCGGCCATGGCGAGCGCGGGGGAGCTGGTGAAGCCCGAGAACCCCTTCAACAAGCGCAGGAGGCTGCTCATGGCGAGCAAGATGCGGCGGGCCTCCTACACCTCCCTCGTCCGCCCTCCGCTGCCGCCGCTCCTCCCCTCCGCCCACACGGTGGAGGAGGAagcagacgacgacgacgacgacgatgacgacaaGGAACAACAACAAGAAGACGACGACACCAACAAGAACAAACGCCATAGCACTGACAACACCAACAccaacaagaacaagaacaagaagcaGGGTGCTGCTTTCAGATCTCCAAGATCCTTCTCCCTTTCTGATCTCCAGCAACTGTAGTAGTGCCCTGACCCCCAACAGCAATTAAGGGCACAAACAGCGTCTCATGTTACAAGGTCagccctctctctccctccctccctccatgAGAGTCAAAACAAGAACAAGTAGTGTGCGTGACATATATCACTGCAAATCCAAGAAGAAATCTTTCGCTTTTGTTTTTGCCACCCCCAAAGACGAGTTGATGGCAGTGGAGCAGTCGCAATATCTCATCAATGGATCTCTCCACGGATCCTATGCTCTTGTGGGGTGTGTGTGTGTCCTTTTGTGGTTGATTAAtatttagtagtagtagtagatgATGATGAACAGTAATAATGGTAGGAGATGAAGGTGGTGATGGCAATGGGTGGTGGGGGTGTGCTTATCCTCTTGCTTGCTTCCAACCATTAAAATAACCTCATGCCGTACCACACACCACCTGCTCTCTTCTCCTTCACAGCTGTTGTCTTCCTCATGGAAGGAAGTCATCATCAGCTTAATTTATTTGTCCCAACAAAACATCAAACTCTGTCCATTAATCTATCTATCTTTTGTACTCGATGATATAGTCCTCTAGAACACACCCTAATATCATTCCTAAGGATCCATTTTGATGGGATAACTTACCAATTAATTTGATGACATTTTGGATATGATAGTTTACTCTTCCATCTTTGATACATTGACCAAATCAAatctataaatattataaaagtgATCTATTATTCTTGTGGATAGATAGTTCAATGAATCATCCATATCTTCAAAGTTGAGTCGCTCTCAAATGGATATCAACCAATTGTACAGTGGAAGCAAAGAGGTTGATTTCTGCTGCAGTGTTGTGTGCTGCTGTGGGTGAAGGATGAACTTAATGCACCCCTCAAATCAAAGAGGTTGCTCTCAGAGACAAGGTTGGTGGGTGTTGGATTTGGTAGTCCCCTCAATCTATCCTTATCCAATGGAGATGATTCTTTAGGTGAAGAGCACTGTTTTCTCCCTCCCTTTCtctcctcctttttcttctcttcctcatcCAAACCGATGGCCTCCTCTGTGAAGAGTCAACACTTGAA of Musa acuminata AAA Group cultivar baxijiao chromosome BXJ2-3, Cavendish_Baxijiao_AAA, whole genome shotgun sequence contains these proteins:
- the LOC103976842 gene encoding exocyst complex component EXO70A1; amino-acid sequence: MEGGERGISSLVAARRSLQASLEKSRTLGAALARAGPRLDEILQRLPSLEAAVRPIRADRDALAAVGGHIDRAVGPAAAVLKVFDAVHGLERSLLSDPRADLSGYLSVLKRLEEALRFLSDNCGLAVQWLDDIVEYLDDHALADSRFIEALKTSLASLKLSPYPLDGGLLAAALDKLESEFRRLLAEHTVPLPMPSDTVDAPTIAPSPIPVPVINKLRAILLRITANSRLDRCISIYVDVRGSNIRASLGSLDLEYLEITPAEFNDVQSIEGYVDKWSRHLEFAVKHLFEAELKVCIEVFERCGPRDVALSCFAEIAAQAGILAFLRFGKTVTETRKDPIKLLKLLDIFATLNRLRLDFNRLFGGKACVEIQNQTRDLIKRLIDGACEIFWELLHQVELQRQMPPPSQGSVPRLVSFVTDYCNKLLSEEYQPVLTQVLIIHRSWKQEKFRERLLTDAILDIFKALETNFETWSKSYGDTILSYLFAMNTHWHFYKNLKGTKLGKLIGEAKLKEHEQYKDYYAAIFLRESWGKLPSLLSREGLILFSGGRGKARDLVKQRLKAFNASFDEMYQKQSNWVISDKELREKICQWIVQTIVPTYRSYMQNYGPLVEQDASASKYAKYTAQSLEKMLGSLFQHKPGRTMSLNIRHSNGKLNSVMTNLSRSASTVS
- the LOC103976843 gene encoding protein OXIDATIVE STRESS 3 LIKE 4, yielding MSSLVLPSVGLKDHVSLPLRLHGEGQEEGKEVEAARKRNGFCLEGRVEAEESSESSSIGAASSSSEKDEKEEEEAVESKRKDGAFGSLDPLEDSLPIKRGLSNFFSGKSKSFASLSDAAMASAGELVKPENPFNKRRRLLMASKMRRASYTSLVRPPLPPLLPSAHTVEEEADDDDDDDDDKEQQQEDDDTNKNKRHSTDNTNTNKNKNKKQGAAFRSPRSFSLSDLQQL